One Thermoanaerobaculales bacterium DNA window includes the following coding sequences:
- a CDS encoding sulfatase-like hydrolase/transferase, translated as MSANSSNTTTSDGRHRRWAAAAAVAAVVIASAYLALRWLPDGGPVSPDGAPKPAAGSRPPAPGRTAVAHNVILITLDTLRSDRLSCYGSDLVDTPNIDALAAEGVRFANAASTVPFTLPAHASIMTGLYPPGHGVRENVGYVLDERLPTLAELLGRGGWATAAFVSAFVLDDRWGIGRGFEHYFDDFDLREMETPNLGSVQRDGAETLAAAVRWLDERPDNRPLFLWLHLYDPHEPYAPPEPFKSQYPGRPYDAEVAYTDSLVGDFRRALDEHDLLDESLVIVTSDHGEGLGDHGETFHGFYVYDTTIHAALVVRQPHAEHAGGVVDRAVSHVDLLPTILDAVGLPAPDELHGRSLLPLIEGRDGLRDRPVYSESLYPLLHYGWAPLRSLRTGTLKLIDAPRPELYDLAVDPKEDRNLHDARPDPAGELADALAELRRQIESGAPALDSRPEMDERTLAQLRALGYIAGQGGVDVEDEANRGRADPKDRLHLHQKIMSAQSLIGGHENDLARRILEQVLAEDEAILDAHQMLGQIAAEEGLPDDAIRHFQRALELNPEHERSLFGLAAAYADLERYDDALVGFRRVLEVKGSDARASLAIADIYVELKRFDDAAAALEQAAAAGEASAFFANKLGEVRVEQGRDDEAAPLFERAISLDHDFAIPHFNLGVLYEQRGDLQPAIEHYERALAIAPRLFKAQFNLGKLYAAAGDVDRARELWEGSIASNPDFVQGRYYLAKLFMDTGGDLARAEELARAGIELDRDHREGPLGYFVLADVLNRTGRPAEARAAVAKGREIQAASR; from the coding sequence ATGAGCGCAAACAGCTCCAACACCACGACATCCGACGGCCGTCACCGGCGCTGGGCGGCCGCCGCCGCCGTCGCGGCGGTGGTGATCGCGAGCGCCTACCTCGCCCTCCGCTGGCTGCCGGACGGCGGCCCGGTGTCCCCTGATGGCGCGCCGAAGCCCGCCGCCGGCTCACGTCCCCCGGCGCCGGGGCGCACCGCGGTCGCCCACAACGTCATCCTGATCACCCTCGACACGCTGCGCTCCGACCGCCTCTCGTGCTATGGCTCGGACCTGGTCGACACGCCGAACATCGACGCACTCGCGGCCGAGGGCGTGCGCTTCGCGAATGCCGCCAGCACGGTGCCCTTCACCCTCCCGGCGCACGCGTCGATCATGACCGGCCTCTACCCGCCAGGCCACGGCGTCCGCGAAAACGTCGGCTACGTGCTCGACGAGCGCCTCCCCACCCTCGCCGAGCTGCTCGGAAGGGGGGGATGGGCCACCGCCGCATTCGTGAGCGCGTTCGTGCTCGACGACCGCTGGGGGATCGGCCGTGGCTTCGAGCACTACTTCGACGACTTCGATCTGCGGGAGATGGAGACGCCGAACCTGGGGTCGGTGCAGCGCGACGGCGCCGAGACCCTCGCCGCTGCGGTGCGGTGGCTCGACGAACGGCCGGACAATCGCCCGCTCTTCCTCTGGCTCCACCTCTACGACCCTCACGAGCCGTATGCGCCGCCTGAGCCCTTCAAGTCGCAGTATCCGGGACGGCCCTACGACGCCGAGGTGGCGTACACCGACTCGCTGGTCGGCGACTTCCGGCGAGCCCTCGACGAGCACGACCTGCTCGACGAGTCGCTGGTGATCGTCACCAGCGATCACGGCGAGGGGCTGGGTGACCACGGCGAGACGTTCCACGGCTTCTACGTCTACGACACCACGATCCACGCGGCACTCGTCGTCAGGCAGCCCCATGCGGAGCACGCCGGCGGTGTGGTCGACCGCGCGGTGAGCCACGTCGACCTGCTGCCGACGATCCTCGACGCCGTCGGGCTGCCGGCCCCTGACGAGCTTCACGGGCGGAGTCTGCTGCCGCTGATCGAGGGCCGGGATGGGCTGCGCGACCGCCCGGTGTACTCGGAATCGCTGTACCCGTTGCTGCACTACGGCTGGGCTCCGCTGCGGTCGCTGCGGACCGGGACCCTCAAGCTGATCGACGCGCCGCGGCCGGAGCTCTACGACCTCGCCGTGGATCCCAAGGAGGATCGCAACCTCCACGACGCCCGGCCCGACCCCGCCGGCGAGCTGGCGGATGCGCTCGCCGAGCTGCGCCGGCAGATCGAGAGCGGCGCGCCCGCCCTGGACAGCCGACCGGAGATGGACGAGCGCACCCTGGCGCAGCTGCGGGCGCTCGGCTACATCGCCGGCCAGGGCGGGGTCGACGTCGAGGACGAGGCGAATCGGGGCCGCGCCGACCCCAAGGACCGGCTGCACCTGCACCAAAAGATCATGTCCGCCCAGAGCCTGATCGGAGGCCACGAGAACGACCTCGCGAGGCGGATCTTGGAGCAGGTCCTCGCCGAGGACGAGGCGATCCTCGACGCCCATCAGATGCTGGGGCAGATCGCGGCCGAGGAGGGCCTTCCGGACGATGCGATCCGCCACTTCCAGCGGGCCCTCGAGCTGAACCCCGAGCACGAGCGCTCGCTGTTCGGCCTCGCGGCGGCCTATGCCGACCTCGAGCGCTACGACGACGCACTGGTCGGCTTTCGGCGAGTACTGGAGGTCAAGGGCTCGGATGCGCGCGCGTCACTCGCCATCGCCGACATCTACGTCGAGCTCAAGCGCTTTGACGACGCCGCCGCCGCCCTGGAGCAGGCCGCCGCGGCCGGCGAGGCCTCCGCGTTCTTCGCCAACAAGCTGGGCGAGGTGCGCGTCGAGCAAGGCCGGGACGACGAGGCGGCGCCCCTGTTCGAACGGGCCATCTCCCTCGACCACGATTTCGCGATCCCCCACTTCAACCTCGGGGTGCTCTACGAGCAGCGCGGGGATCTGCAGCCGGCGATCGAGCACTACGAGCGGGCGCTCGCGATCGCGCCCAGGTTGTTCAAGGCCCAGTTCAACCTCGGGAAGCTGTACGCAGCGGCGGGCGATGTCGATCGCGCCCGCGAGCTCTGGGAGGGATCGATCGCGTCCAACCCCGACTTCGTCCAGGGGCGGTACTACCTCGCCAAGCTGTTCATGGACACGGGCGGCGATCTCGCGCGCGCCGAGGAGCTCGCCAGAGCGGGCATCGAGCTGGACCGCGACCATAGGGAGGGCCCGCTCGGTTACTTCGTTCTCGCCGACGTGCTCAATCGCACCGGCCGCCCGGCCGAGGCGCGGGCAGCGGTCGCGAAGGGACGCGAGATCCAGGCCGCGAGCAGGTGA
- a CDS encoding nicotinate phosphoribosyltransferase, whose amino-acid sequence MSAPPRVHAVCPSALLVDLYELTMMQAYWSRGIEGSATFDLFVRRLPPARSFLLAAGLETALELLEGLRFTPADLDYLSGTGLFDRGFVEVLEGFRFSGDVDAMAEGTVAFAREPLLRVTAPILEAQFFESLLMNQFHVQTLLASKAARVVLAARGRGVVDFGMRRMHGVDSAVAGARAYWIAGFDGTSNVLAGQLYGIPIVGTMAHSFVQCHPSELAAFRAFTQVYPETVLLVDTYDTLRGVDHVIELARELGPSFKVRGVRLDSGDLLELSRAARRRLDGAGLEQVRIFVSGNLDERRVAELVAEGAPIDAFGVGTRLGTSEDAPNLDLVYKLAQLDGRPLLKLSTDKATLPGIKQVWRRVDDQGRFAGDVIGLAGEGRDGVPLLEPVMRGGARLHEPGDALTAARRRAAGQLAALPEAIRGLAPADPPYPVEVSEALTRCAQQVSAGLAD is encoded by the coding sequence GTGAGCGCCCCGCCCCGCGTCCACGCCGTCTGCCCATCGGCGCTGCTGGTCGACCTCTACGAGCTGACCATGATGCAGGCCTACTGGTCGCGCGGGATCGAGGGCAGCGCGACCTTCGACCTGTTCGTGCGCCGGCTGCCGCCGGCCCGCAGCTTCCTGCTCGCGGCCGGGCTCGAGACCGCCCTCGAGCTGCTCGAGGGGCTGCGGTTCACGCCGGCGGATCTCGACTACCTGTCCGGCACCGGCCTGTTCGATCGCGGTTTCGTCGAAGTGCTTGAGGGCTTCCGGTTCTCCGGGGACGTCGATGCCATGGCCGAGGGCACCGTGGCCTTCGCGCGGGAGCCGCTGCTCAGGGTGACCGCCCCGATTCTCGAGGCCCAGTTCTTCGAGTCGCTGCTGATGAACCAGTTCCACGTCCAGACCCTGCTCGCCTCCAAGGCGGCGCGGGTGGTGCTGGCCGCCCGCGGCCGGGGCGTGGTCGACTTCGGGATGCGCAGGATGCACGGCGTCGACTCGGCGGTCGCCGGCGCGCGGGCCTACTGGATCGCCGGCTTCGATGGGACCTCCAACGTGCTCGCCGGGCAGCTCTACGGGATCCCCATCGTGGGGACGATGGCCCACAGCTTCGTGCAGTGCCACCCGAGCGAGCTGGCGGCGTTCCGGGCGTTCACGCAGGTCTACCCCGAGACCGTGCTGCTGGTCGACACCTACGACACCCTCAGGGGAGTCGACCACGTGATCGAGCTCGCCCGCGAGCTCGGTCCCTCCTTCAAGGTGCGCGGGGTCCGGCTCGACTCCGGCGACCTCCTCGAGCTGTCGCGGGCGGCTCGCCGGCGGCTCGACGGCGCCGGGCTCGAGCAGGTCCGGATCTTCGTCTCCGGCAACCTCGACGAGCGCCGGGTGGCGGAGCTGGTGGCGGAAGGGGCGCCGATCGACGCCTTCGGGGTCGGCACCCGGCTCGGGACCTCGGAGGACGCGCCCAACCTCGACCTGGTCTACAAGCTCGCCCAGCTCGACGGCAGGCCGCTGCTCAAGCTGTCGACCGACAAGGCGACCCTGCCGGGGATCAAGCAGGTGTGGCGCCGTGTCGACGACCAGGGCCGCTTCGCGGGCGACGTCATCGGCCTCGCGGGCGAGGGGCGCGACGGCGTGCCGCTGCTCGAGCCGGTGATGCGCGGCGGCGCGCGGTTGCACGAGCCGGGAGATGCGCTGACCGCCGCTCGACGGCGCGCCGCAGGGCAGCTCGCCGCGCTGCCGGAGGCGATCCGCGGCCTCGCCCCGGCCGACCCGCCGTACCCGGTCGAGGTGTCAGAGGCCCTCACGCGTTGCGCTCAACAGGTGAGCGCAGGCCTGGCTGACTGA
- a CDS encoding TetR/AcrR family transcriptional regulator — MQAVRKPDPGVEPSASQRRRRPSRRNEILRRTAHLFFERGFEITSLVDVASACGISKAGLYYHFRSKQELLAAIIHYAHDILEHEIQKELADSRSDEEALRRMIHTHALILTREDDATFAILAVDEMRSLLPDDRAQIARRKRGYLGLIRERLERLAAAGKLRDVDITAATHTLAGMVLWLPKWHRQPGRLSARQMADEITELALHAVLPDGRPRSKSAR; from the coding sequence ATGCAAGCTGTACGCAAGCCGGACCCGGGTGTGGAACCGTCCGCCAGCCAGCGCCGCCGGCGGCCGAGCCGGCGCAACGAGATACTGCGGCGCACCGCGCACCTCTTCTTCGAGCGGGGCTTCGAGATCACCTCGCTGGTGGACGTCGCGAGCGCCTGCGGCATCAGCAAGGCCGGGCTGTACTACCACTTCCGCAGCAAGCAGGAGCTGCTGGCCGCGATCATCCACTACGCCCACGACATTCTCGAGCACGAGATCCAGAAGGAGCTTGCCGACAGCCGCAGCGACGAAGAGGCGCTGCGCCGGATGATCCACACCCACGCCCTGATCCTCACCCGGGAGGACGACGCCACCTTCGCCATCCTCGCCGTCGACGAGATGCGCTCGCTGCTCCCGGACGATCGGGCCCAGATCGCCCGCCGAAAGCGCGGCTACCTCGGCCTCATCCGCGAGCGGCTGGAGCGGCTGGCCGCGGCCGGAAAGCTGCGCGACGTCGACATCACCGCCGCCACCCACACGCTGGCCGGGATGGTGCTGTGGCTGCCCAAGTGGCACCGGCAGCCGGGCCGGCTGTCGGCCAGGCAGATGGCGGACGAGATCACCGAGCTCGCGCTGCACGCGGTGCTGCCGGATGGCAGGCCCCGGTCGAAGAGCGCGCGCTGA
- the thiD gene encoding bifunctional hydroxymethylpyrimidine kinase/phosphomethylpyrimidine kinase produces the protein MSGARLRPVVLSIAGSDSGGGAGIQADLKAIAAMGAWGATAVTCLTSQNLLGVRSVQPTEPAILADQIDAVCEGFQVRAVKTGMLYSRELIEVVVDRIGQHRPGPLVLDPVMVATSGARLLRDDAVSSLRRDLLPLAALVTPNLEEAAILAGREVHTVPDMCEAAAAIRRLGAAAVLVKGGHLEGDAVDVLDDGSVVRELRAPRVASAGADHGTGCTLAAAIAAGLALGMAVPDAVAAAKRLLTDALLNRSSLGGGIEALDLFRHGGRVGD, from the coding sequence GTGAGCGGCGCCCGGCTGCGCCCGGTGGTGCTGTCCATCGCCGGCTCCGACTCGGGTGGCGGCGCCGGGATCCAGGCCGACCTCAAGGCGATCGCCGCCATGGGCGCCTGGGGCGCCACCGCCGTCACCTGCCTCACCTCGCAGAACCTGCTCGGGGTGCGCTCGGTGCAGCCCACCGAGCCGGCGATCCTCGCCGACCAGATCGACGCCGTCTGCGAGGGCTTCCAGGTGCGGGCCGTCAAGACCGGGATGCTGTACTCGCGCGAGCTGATCGAGGTGGTCGTCGACCGGATCGGGCAGCACCGGCCCGGCCCGTTGGTCCTCGACCCGGTGATGGTCGCGACCTCGGGCGCCCGACTGCTCAGGGACGACGCGGTCTCCTCGCTGCGCCGCGACCTGCTGCCGCTCGCCGCCCTCGTGACGCCCAACCTCGAGGAGGCCGCGATCCTGGCCGGGCGCGAGGTCCATACCGTCCCCGACATGTGCGAGGCGGCGGCCGCGATCCGACGGCTCGGCGCTGCCGCCGTCCTGGTCAAGGGCGGCCACCTGGAGGGCGACGCGGTTGACGTCCTCGATGACGGGTCCGTGGTCCGCGAGTTGCGTGCGCCCCGCGTCGCTTCCGCCGGCGCCGACCACGGCACCGGCTGCACGCTGGCGGCCGCGATCGCCGCCGGGCTGGCGCTCGGGATGGCCGTGCCCGACGCGGTGGCCGCCGCCAAGCGCCTGCTCACCGACGCTCTCCTCAACCGGAGCTCGCTCGGCGGCGGCATCGAGGCCCTCGACCTGTTCCGGCACGGTGGACGGGTTGGGGACTAG
- a CDS encoding HAD-IIB family hydrolase gives MRLRAVLTDLDGTLLEPDGSLCAEAAAALQELREQGVAVLPLTSKTAAEVEHLFARLDLPGPGGFENGAGIVERGGATTMTAGAIPMDELRSAASRLRRVVAAPLRTLEELTDQELAALTGMTGGDLARVRQRRATLPMVVDERWDGDLRGAAPARMQLVRGNRFLHLQGRHAKADVVAQLLATAPGGGVVVAFGDAPNDLELLRCGDVAVIVPSTSGAHRDLEQALAGAVVAPAPHGRGWAAVVRRLVAAAAE, from the coding sequence ATGAGGCTGCGCGCGGTGCTCACCGATCTGGACGGCACCCTTCTCGAGCCCGACGGCAGCCTGTGCGCGGAAGCCGCAGCGGCGCTGCAGGAGCTGCGGGAACAGGGAGTGGCGGTGCTGCCGCTGACCTCCAAGACCGCCGCCGAGGTCGAGCACCTGTTCGCCCGGCTCGATCTCCCCGGCCCCGGCGGGTTCGAGAACGGGGCCGGAATCGTCGAGCGAGGCGGCGCCACGACCATGACGGCAGGCGCGATCCCCATGGACGAGCTGCGGTCGGCGGCGAGCAGGCTGCGGCGCGTCGTCGCCGCGCCGCTGCGCACCCTCGAGGAGTTGACCGACCAGGAGCTGGCCGCGCTGACCGGGATGACGGGCGGCGACCTGGCACGGGTCCGGCAGCGCCGGGCGACGCTGCCGATGGTCGTGGACGAGCGGTGGGACGGTGATCTGCGAGGCGCCGCGCCGGCCCGGATGCAGCTCGTCCGCGGCAACCGGTTCCTGCACCTCCAGGGCCGGCACGCGAAGGCGGACGTGGTGGCCCAGCTGCTGGCGACGGCGCCGGGCGGCGGGGTGGTGGTGGCCTTCGGCGACGCCCCGAACGACCTCGAGCTGCTGCGCTGCGGTGATGTCGCGGTGATCGTCCCGTCCACGTCCGGGGCGCACCGTGATCTGGAGCAGGCGCTTGCCGGTGCGGTGGTCGCGCCGGCGCCGCATGGCCGCGGCTGGGCGGCGGTCGTCCGCCGGCTTGTCGCCGCGGCGGCGGAGTAG
- a CDS encoding cell wall biosynthesis glycosyltransferase, whose translation MVDVSFLPDPLRKELAGVGEVDVLVGIPSYNNAGTIGHVVRAVQGGLAKYFPDCRALLVNSDGGSRDGTPEVVREASVGSFDTILAAHPLRAVHRIVTPYHGIPGKGSALRTVFAAAALTGARACAVVDSDLRSVTPEWIDLLVTPVLRRGFDFVAPLYHRHKYDGTITNSIVYPLTRALYGARVRQPIGGDFGFSGRIAEHYLGHDVWSSDVARYGIDVWMTTTAISDSFKVGQSFLGAKIHDAKDPSVDLSDMLVQVAGAVLALMAEHPERWRSVTGSSPVPTFGFEYAVGVEPVPVNLARMLDRFRTGARELRPVWEGALDPRTWSEVARVAAAPDVAFTFPAECWVRVVYDFAIAYRRGRIDREHLLRSLTPLYLGRTAAFVIETGEASAADVEGMIERLCQQFEGDKPYLIERWNEIGGGP comes from the coding sequence GTGGTCGACGTGTCGTTCCTCCCGGACCCCCTGCGGAAAGAGCTCGCCGGGGTGGGCGAGGTCGACGTGCTGGTGGGCATCCCGAGCTACAACAACGCCGGGACCATCGGCCACGTCGTGCGCGCGGTGCAAGGCGGCCTCGCGAAGTACTTCCCGGACTGCCGCGCCCTGCTTGTCAACTCCGACGGGGGGTCCCGGGACGGCACCCCGGAGGTTGTGAGGGAGGCGTCGGTCGGGTCCTTCGACACCATCCTCGCCGCCCACCCGCTGCGCGCGGTGCACCGCATCGTCACCCCGTACCACGGCATTCCGGGCAAGGGAAGCGCCCTGCGGACGGTGTTCGCGGCCGCGGCGTTGACCGGCGCCCGGGCCTGCGCGGTGGTCGACTCCGACCTGCGCTCGGTCACGCCCGAGTGGATCGACCTGCTGGTCACTCCGGTGCTGCGGCGCGGCTTCGACTTCGTCGCCCCGCTCTACCACCGCCACAAGTACGACGGCACGATCACCAACAGCATCGTCTACCCCCTCACCCGGGCGCTGTACGGAGCGCGAGTGCGGCAGCCGATCGGCGGCGACTTCGGCTTCTCGGGACGGATCGCCGAGCACTACCTCGGCCACGACGTGTGGTCGTCGGACGTTGCCCGGTACGGGATCGATGTCTGGATGACGACGACGGCGATCAGCGACTCCTTCAAGGTCGGGCAGTCGTTCCTGGGGGCGAAGATCCACGATGCCAAGGACCCCTCGGTGGACCTCTCCGACATGCTGGTGCAGGTGGCGGGCGCGGTCCTCGCCCTGATGGCCGAGCACCCGGAACGCTGGCGGTCGGTCACCGGGTCCAGCCCGGTGCCCACCTTCGGCTTCGAGTACGCGGTCGGCGTCGAGCCGGTGCCGGTCAACCTCGCGCGGATGCTGGATCGATTCCGGACCGGCGCGCGCGAGCTTCGCCCGGTCTGGGAAGGCGCCCTGGACCCCAGGACCTGGTCCGAGGTCGCCCGTGTCGCCGCGGCGCCGGACGTGGCGTTCACGTTTCCGGCGGAGTGCTGGGTCCGGGTCGTCTACGACTTCGCAATCGCCTACCGGCGGGGACGGATCGACCGTGAGCACCTGCTGCGGTCGCTCACGCCTCTCTACCTGGGCCGGACGGCGGCCTTCGTCATCGAGACCGGCGAGGCCTCGGCCGCCGATGTCGAGGGCATGATCGAGCGGCTCTGCCAGCAGTTCGAGGGCGACAAGCCCTACCTGATCGAGCGCTGGAACGAGATCGGAGGTGGACCATGA
- a CDS encoding TonB-dependent receptor produces the protein MSVRGQWLVAGALLLACASGFAQTTGSIQGQVTDNEGQALPGVTVKLTGDPIPGAERVAVTDAQGDFKYSALPVGRYSLSASIAGFLDQEVAGLRVTIDGVASVTFRMQPDSFTGEIAVTGETPLVDPVSSSVTTNYDEEFTEALPTRNNFYDIMAVAPTVSAPNEGSPYFAAYGANVTSQQWNIDGLNLAAPEGGWLGWSINPDIVMETSVKGFGAGAEYGSTMGNVYNMVTKSGTNSFHGSLAAYLQDDSLVDPNITLEESELWDYRLWDPAGEYTIDDYYDLRATVGGPIVRDKLWFFAGVQTDEINFVGPNGVPGLDGSGTTDDRYDLKLTAQITDSHRLDLRGHTATSDITPAPDMYTELSAVMVTDIDTDMLTADYNGVLSDRTLLNVRAGTWSRDQVMDSRTGSEEEYLQDAIYPGPPLNRGGIFWFSGRKEDYTQVDAVVSHFADEFIAGSHEFKFGVQYNEGSGERGAKRSSFWWRQPPSPDFWWYEYWAFRFQIMPPIVYGADTTTKSVFVEDSWKLSDKLTVDVGVRYDDQEGVIPDYPLLDMDGNPTGEMIPGADMISWTNWAPRVGFAWNPKGDGKSVLRGFVGRFWDGPVSSAWYYPPPGRGNAEVYFVYPWQFLVSSQAAAPADELLAPGVKNPYTDQYGLSFDQQLGSDFAIGAQLMYKHTDDMIGWQIEDDGECQPFLWDDPWTEGVVEQIHLCETTVEPTRHKGNSPGPGSLAPGESYYIDYRGAVLTFKKRYTNGWDLMASYTYSKTEGINTRPHDAGTLGQGLPVFTTDSGSDPNDWYNAEHLLQGDRTHMFRVQSNVDVGWGLRVSGVLNIQSGRPYLRLAQVVGPATGQALTITADASEDLRMPSQAILDLGVQKDFSLGGGVDLDLGLQLLNVTNEDAVEYYSAWILFQGQDFSPASWVSPRRLQVKLQLTF, from the coding sequence ATGTCTGTGAGAGGTCAGTGGCTCGTGGCGGGTGCGCTGTTGCTGGCGTGTGCCAGCGGGTTTGCCCAGACCACAGGGTCGATCCAAGGCCAGGTGACCGACAACGAGGGACAGGCGTTGCCGGGCGTGACGGTGAAGCTCACCGGAGACCCGATCCCGGGAGCGGAGCGCGTCGCGGTGACAGACGCTCAGGGCGACTTCAAGTACAGCGCCCTGCCGGTCGGTCGCTACTCGCTATCGGCCTCGATCGCGGGCTTCCTGGACCAGGAGGTCGCGGGCCTCCGGGTGACGATCGACGGCGTGGCGTCGGTGACCTTCCGGATGCAGCCGGACTCCTTCACCGGGGAGATCGCCGTGACCGGGGAGACGCCGCTGGTGGATCCGGTGAGCTCGAGCGTCACCACCAACTACGACGAGGAGTTCACCGAGGCCCTCCCGACGCGAAACAACTTCTACGACATCATGGCGGTGGCGCCGACGGTCAGCGCGCCCAACGAGGGCTCGCCCTACTTCGCGGCCTACGGTGCGAACGTCACGTCCCAGCAGTGGAACATCGACGGGCTGAACCTGGCGGCCCCGGAGGGGGGCTGGCTCGGCTGGAGCATCAACCCCGACATCGTGATGGAGACGTCGGTCAAGGGATTTGGCGCCGGCGCCGAGTACGGCAGCACCATGGGCAACGTCTACAACATGGTCACCAAGTCCGGCACCAACAGCTTCCACGGGTCGCTTGCCGCCTACCTGCAGGACGACTCCCTGGTCGACCCGAACATCACGCTCGAGGAGTCGGAGCTCTGGGACTACCGCCTGTGGGATCCGGCGGGCGAGTACACGATCGATGACTACTACGACCTCCGGGCGACCGTGGGCGGGCCGATCGTCCGCGACAAGCTGTGGTTCTTCGCCGGCGTCCAGACCGACGAGATCAACTTCGTGGGGCCCAACGGCGTCCCGGGGCTCGATGGCTCCGGAACGACCGACGACCGCTACGACCTCAAGCTCACGGCGCAGATCACCGACAGCCATCGACTCGACCTGCGGGGCCACACCGCGACCAGCGACATCACGCCGGCCCCCGACATGTACACGGAGCTGTCGGCCGTGATGGTGACGGACATCGACACCGACATGCTCACCGCCGACTACAACGGCGTCTTGTCGGACCGCACCCTGCTCAACGTGCGGGCGGGGACCTGGAGCCGCGACCAGGTCATGGACTCGCGCACCGGCAGCGAAGAGGAGTACCTGCAGGATGCCATCTACCCGGGCCCGCCCCTCAACCGCGGCGGGATCTTCTGGTTCTCCGGCCGCAAGGAGGACTACACCCAGGTCGATGCGGTGGTGTCGCACTTCGCCGACGAGTTCATCGCCGGCAGCCACGAGTTCAAGTTCGGGGTCCAGTACAACGAGGGCAGCGGCGAGAGGGGCGCGAAAAGGTCCAGCTTCTGGTGGAGGCAGCCGCCGAGCCCGGACTTCTGGTGGTACGAGTACTGGGCCTTCCGGTTCCAGATCATGCCGCCCATCGTCTACGGCGCCGACACCACCACCAAGTCGGTGTTCGTGGAGGACTCGTGGAAGCTCAGTGACAAGCTGACGGTCGATGTCGGCGTCCGCTACGACGACCAGGAGGGCGTGATCCCGGACTACCCATTGCTCGACATGGACGGCAACCCGACGGGCGAGATGATCCCGGGTGCGGACATGATCTCGTGGACGAACTGGGCGCCGCGGGTCGGCTTCGCCTGGAATCCGAAGGGTGACGGGAAGTCCGTGCTGCGTGGCTTCGTCGGCCGCTTCTGGGACGGGCCGGTCTCGTCGGCCTGGTACTACCCGCCTCCGGGCCGGGGCAACGCCGAGGTGTACTTCGTGTACCCGTGGCAGTTCCTCGTCTCGTCACAGGCGGCGGCGCCGGCCGACGAGCTGTTGGCCCCGGGGGTGAAGAACCCCTACACCGACCAGTATGGCCTGTCCTTCGACCAGCAGCTGGGCAGCGACTTCGCGATCGGGGCCCAGCTCATGTACAAGCACACCGACGACATGATCGGCTGGCAGATCGAGGACGATGGCGAGTGCCAGCCGTTCCTGTGGGACGACCCATGGACCGAGGGCGTCGTCGAGCAGATCCACCTGTGCGAGACCACCGTCGAACCGACGCGGCACAAGGGCAACAGCCCCGGGCCGGGCTCGCTGGCCCCCGGGGAGAGCTACTACATCGACTACCGCGGCGCGGTCCTGACCTTCAAGAAGCGCTACACCAACGGTTGGGACCTGATGGCCTCCTACACCTACTCGAAGACCGAGGGCATCAACACCAGGCCCCACGATGCCGGCACCCTGGGCCAGGGGCTGCCCGTGTTCACCACCGACTCGGGGTCCGACCCCAACGACTGGTACAACGCCGAGCACCTGCTGCAGGGCGATCGCACCCACATGTTCCGGGTCCAGTCCAACGTCGATGTCGGCTGGGGTCTGCGGGTCAGCGGCGTGCTCAACATCCAGAGCGGCCGGCCCTACCTTCGGCTGGCACAGGTGGTCGGGCCGGCCACCGGCCAGGCGCTCACGATCACGGCCGACGCCAGCGAGGACCTCAGGATGCCGAGTCAGGCGATCCTCGACCTGGGCGTGCAGAAGGACTTTTCACTCGGTGGGGGAGTGGATCTGGATCTCGGGCTGCAGCTGCTCAACGTGACCAATGAGGATGCGGTCGAGTACTACTCGGCCTGGATCCTCTTCCAGGGCCAGGACTTCTCACCCGCGAGCTGGGTCAGCCCGAGGAGGCTGCAGGTCAAGCTCCAGCTGACGTTCTGA
- a CDS encoding nicotinamidase, with translation MLSAQDALIIVDPQLDFFPGGALAVPRGDEILPAVNRAIEAFAERGLPVMVTRDWHPSDHCSFVAQGGPWPPHCVRGTSGAELHPGLMLPPMFTMVHKAASPERESYSDFEGTGLADHLRSRGVKRIFVAGLALDYCVRATCLDGVDAGFQVVLLTDATRAVNVHPEDGDRALAELVAIGVRPLEGTPE, from the coding sequence ATGCTGAGCGCTCAGGATGCCCTGATCATCGTTGACCCGCAGCTCGACTTCTTCCCGGGAGGAGCGCTGGCAGTGCCGCGCGGCGACGAGATTCTGCCGGCGGTCAACCGCGCCATCGAGGCCTTCGCCGAGCGCGGCCTCCCGGTGATGGTGACCCGGGACTGGCACCCGAGCGACCACTGCTCGTTCGTCGCCCAGGGAGGCCCGTGGCCCCCCCACTGCGTTCGCGGCACCTCTGGGGCCGAGCTCCACCCGGGCCTGATGCTGCCGCCGATGTTCACCATGGTGCACAAGGCGGCGTCCCCGGAGCGGGAGTCGTACTCCGACTTCGAGGGCACCGGGCTCGCCGACCACCTTCGCTCGCGGGGCGTGAAGCGAATCTTCGTCGCCGGCTTGGCCCTCGACTACTGCGTGCGCGCGACCTGCCTCGACGGGGTCGACGCCGGCTTCCAGGTGGTGCTCCTGACTGACGCGACCCGCGCGGTGAACGTCCACCCGGAGGACGGCGACCGGGCGCTCGCCGAGCTGGTGGCCATCGGCGTGCGCCCGCTGGAAGGGACGCCAGAGTGA